One window from the genome of Trabulsiella odontotermitis encodes:
- a CDS encoding lytic transglycosylase domain-containing protein, translating to MLRLSAFLLLILVCPRVDAFCFESAGAKYHIDPLLVKAIAIGESSLRPDVTNINRDKKTGQALSTDYGLMQVNSSHIASLIAQGYIRSSQDLLNRPCLNVQIGTWILAKHFQVCGISWNCLGSYNAGFRKDRHETRESYANRIYAIYRRLLLNERGIKL from the coding sequence ATGCTGCGCCTGTCCGCTTTTCTGCTGCTGATTTTGGTTTGCCCACGGGTGGATGCATTCTGCTTTGAATCGGCGGGCGCTAAATACCACATTGACCCGCTACTGGTTAAGGCAATAGCCATAGGTGAAAGCAGCCTGCGACCGGATGTCACAAATATTAATCGTGACAAAAAGACCGGGCAGGCACTCAGTACCGATTATGGACTGATGCAGGTCAATTCATCGCATATCGCTTCGCTGATAGCGCAGGGTTACATTCGCAGCTCACAGGACCTCCTGAACCGTCCGTGCCTCAACGTTCAGATAGGTACCTGGATACTGGCGAAGCATTTTCAGGTATGCGGCATAAGCTGGAACTGTCTTGGCTCTTATAACGCAGGTTTTCGTAAGGACCGGCATGAAACTCGCGAGTCCTATGCCAACCGGATTTATGCCATTTATCGTCGGCTTTTACTTAATGAACGGGGAATAAAACTGTGA
- the pilV gene encoding shufflon system plasmid conjugative transfer pilus tip adhesin PilV has protein sequence MFTYKTTDRGWAILSTGASLIILLVVSVWGFTLISDWMQKRTWLNTASQVSRFTQAVKSYTGRYYDTLLSSATTTTPVTVTPAMLKNTGFLEQGFSETTVDGQAYLAAVVRNATNTDQLQALVYTQNGAALPFLALRQISMDITSGMGGYIWTSGTATGAMGSWTIPLSQFGISTTQGHIAALLTTDELGAARGENDRLYRFSVTGKPDLNTMHTSIDMGGNNLNNAGTINAVTGNFSGDVAATGNITANGTVTGQNVTAGSNVTAGNTITANNDIRSNNGWFITRGSKGWLNETYGGGFYMSDNDWVRVINNKNIYTSGQVRGGSVRADGRLSTGEVLQLDGVNTAGAVCSPNGLVSRDATGAILSCQSGVWISPGKGRSGYYCRRTSFDKGRSDDYVGYTPRTDDNCPVINPGQTPNGYCSCMKIILDY, from the coding sequence GTGTTCACATATAAAACGACTGACCGGGGCTGGGCTATCCTCAGCACTGGTGCTTCATTGATTATTCTCCTGGTGGTCAGCGTCTGGGGCTTTACCCTTATCAGTGACTGGATGCAAAAACGGACCTGGCTGAATACCGCGTCACAGGTATCTCGCTTCACACAAGCTGTGAAGAGCTACACTGGCCGTTATTACGATACTTTGCTTTCAAGTGCCACCACCACGACCCCGGTTACGGTTACACCCGCTATGCTGAAAAACACCGGATTTCTGGAGCAGGGGTTCAGCGAGACGACAGTAGACGGACAGGCTTACCTGGCTGCTGTTGTTCGTAATGCCACTAATACAGATCAGCTGCAGGCACTGGTTTACACTCAAAACGGCGCGGCACTGCCTTTTCTCGCACTGCGCCAGATATCAATGGATATCACCTCTGGTATGGGCGGCTATATATGGACATCAGGAACTGCTACCGGCGCTATGGGCAGCTGGACTATTCCTCTTTCACAGTTTGGGATAAGTACAACTCAGGGACATATTGCGGCTTTACTGACCACAGATGAACTGGGCGCTGCTCGCGGTGAAAATGATCGCCTTTATCGTTTTTCGGTAACCGGCAAGCCAGACCTCAACACGATGCATACCAGTATTGATATGGGAGGTAACAATCTTAATAACGCAGGCACGATTAATGCCGTAACGGGTAATTTCAGTGGCGATGTGGCGGCCACTGGAAATATAACTGCGAATGGAACTGTTACAGGACAGAATGTTACTGCCGGTTCAAACGTCACCGCAGGAAATACAATAACGGCTAACAACGACATACGTTCAAATAATGGCTGGTTCATAACTCGAGGGAGTAAGGGATGGCTAAATGAAACGTATGGCGGCGGTTTTTATATGTCAGATAATGACTGGGTTAGAGTCATAAATAATAAGAATATTTATACAAGCGGTCAGGTTCGTGGTGGAAGTGTGCGGGCTGATGGAAGACTTTCTACAGGAGAAGTTTTGCAGCTCGACGGAGTCAATACTGCTGGCGCAGTTTGTTCACCAAACGGCCTTGTAAGCCGCGACGCCACTGGAGCCATACTTTCCTGTCAATCCGGTGTGTGGATTAGCCCAGGAAAAGGACGGTCAGGATATTACTGTAGAAGGACTTCCTTCGATAAAGGACGTTCAGATGATTACGTAGGTTATACCCCTCGCACCGATGACAATTGCCCTGTTATTAATCCAGGTCAAACACCAAACGGATATTGCAGTTGTATGAAAATCATACTCGACTACTGA
- a CDS encoding prepilin peptidase, translating into MTLLTLSMPWPTVIIIFPLCLSLFSFMRSLVRLSLMILDDDQEWFAVFFAPASTGFIWLYATAATGMMLSPVPLLERLMSLLFCLFLFRLTLTDAFTGFLPRELTIRCLIAGLVSALIAPGFIGHFLTATTALVIFGVWRYVTFRIHARECLGLGDVWLAGAIAAWLGGREGLYALLIGVVLFVLWQISVRRITEGGPMGPWLCAGAISVTLFKLYQPLITW; encoded by the coding sequence GTGACACTGCTGACGCTGAGTATGCCCTGGCCAACTGTCATTATCATTTTTCCTCTATGCCTCAGCTTATTCAGTTTTATGAGGAGCCTGGTTCGTCTCAGCCTGATGATATTGGATGATGATCAGGAATGGTTTGCTGTTTTTTTCGCCCCTGCATCCACCGGCTTCATCTGGCTTTACGCTACAGCGGCAACTGGCATGATGCTGTCCCCTGTGCCGCTACTGGAGCGACTGATGTCTCTGTTGTTCTGCCTCTTTCTTTTCAGGTTGACGCTTACCGATGCGTTCACAGGATTTCTGCCCCGAGAATTGACGATAAGGTGTCTTATTGCCGGTCTTGTTTCCGCTCTTATCGCTCCCGGCTTTATAGGGCACTTCCTCACAGCTACCACTGCGCTGGTGATTTTTGGCGTCTGGCGTTATGTCACCTTTAGGATTCATGCCCGTGAGTGTCTGGGGCTTGGCGATGTCTGGTTGGCCGGTGCTATTGCGGCCTGGTTGGGAGGGCGAGAGGGGCTTTATGCTCTGCTGATCGGCGTGGTGCTCTTTGTGCTCTGGCAGATATCTGTTCGTCGCATAACTGAAGGAGGGCCGATGGGACCCTGGCTGTGCGCCGGCGCGATTTCTGTGACCCTGTTTAAATTGTATCAACCGCTTATTACATGGTGA